In a single window of the Agrobacterium fabrum str. C58 genome:
- a CDS encoding mechanosensitive ion channel family protein, translating into MNVLSRLLRFCARLPALWLALCLFSSSTVFAQTPTPANPANQTTEQKVDQLLNLMGQDDVRSLLAQRLSDTSDVAAPDDGNMSVLDQWASKRREHLARLAGDAPAIPGELSKAVTTLVNEIEAYGLLRFLAHVALLFGVGITAGIATYWITAARTASALPGNVAEFALATASRRLLPVVGYGLSATIMFFTIPLPPLLSAVLLPWLAVSVGLPLVKAVVDLLKRVINDGLNSRRQFWLTRSLDLLAVAMVCWAALRMLVSLGVTAAAVKLISYAMIAALFALGIYFIWRQPQADANTERRRSLDVAFTFYLFILFAVWIAGAGVFFWLGFFALVLPGAVGTLGIAARKTATAMGGYSETDFRPVLAQRSVRLLVLGAAVIWLLFLIRNHPGALPGGSTVSAMFTGLLHGILVLLFADLFWVAIKTVISRRLEMNAPAASEHGVPASDDRLQTILPILRNMLGILISAVSVMTVLSELGVDIGPLLASAGIFGIAIGFGSQTLVKDIISGVFYMIDDAFRVGEYIQSGSYKGTVESFSIRSVKLRHHRGPIYTVPFGSLGAVENMSRDWSIDKFLVTVAFDTDLTKVKSITREIGKALKDDPEFGPMLIETVKLKGVEQFGDYGMTLGFGMMVKPNGQQSIIRRKAYSMLKDAFEQNGIEFATMSGTSPGKTKSGPQPPEEPPSEMTDNFRP; encoded by the coding sequence ATGAATGTTTTATCCCGCCTTTTGAGGTTCTGCGCCCGCTTGCCGGCTCTCTGGCTGGCCTTGTGCCTGTTTTCTTCCTCCACCGTCTTCGCCCAGACTCCCACGCCCGCAAATCCGGCAAATCAGACCACGGAACAGAAAGTCGACCAGCTCCTCAACCTCATGGGGCAGGACGATGTTCGCAGCCTTCTGGCGCAACGGCTGTCCGATACGTCTGACGTGGCCGCCCCTGATGACGGCAACATGAGCGTGCTCGACCAATGGGCAAGCAAGCGGCGCGAACATCTGGCACGGCTCGCCGGTGATGCCCCGGCGATTCCCGGGGAATTGTCGAAGGCGGTAACAACACTCGTCAACGAAATCGAGGCTTATGGTCTTCTCCGCTTCCTCGCCCATGTCGCGCTGCTTTTCGGAGTGGGCATCACGGCCGGGATCGCGACCTACTGGATAACCGCCGCCCGCACCGCAAGCGCCCTGCCCGGCAATGTCGCCGAATTTGCGCTGGCGACAGCCTCGAGACGCCTGCTGCCCGTGGTGGGATATGGCCTTTCGGCGACGATCATGTTTTTCACCATTCCGTTGCCGCCGCTCCTGAGCGCGGTGCTGCTTCCGTGGCTTGCGGTCAGCGTCGGCCTTCCGCTCGTGAAAGCGGTCGTCGATCTGTTGAAACGGGTCATCAATGACGGTCTGAATTCACGGCGCCAATTCTGGCTCACACGCTCTCTCGATCTCCTGGCAGTGGCGATGGTGTGCTGGGCCGCGCTGCGCATGCTTGTCAGCCTCGGGGTGACGGCTGCCGCAGTCAAACTCATCTCCTATGCGATGATCGCGGCACTCTTTGCCCTTGGCATCTATTTTATCTGGCGCCAGCCGCAGGCGGACGCGAATACCGAACGCCGGCGGTCGCTGGATGTGGCCTTCACCTTTTACCTGTTCATCCTGTTTGCCGTCTGGATCGCGGGTGCCGGCGTATTTTTCTGGCTGGGATTTTTTGCGCTGGTTCTTCCCGGTGCCGTCGGCACGCTGGGAATAGCGGCGCGAAAAACCGCGACCGCGATGGGCGGCTATTCCGAAACGGACTTCCGCCCGGTTCTCGCGCAACGCAGTGTCCGGCTGCTGGTGCTGGGCGCCGCGGTCATATGGCTCCTGTTCCTCATTCGAAACCATCCGGGCGCGCTTCCGGGCGGATCGACCGTGAGCGCGATGTTCACGGGCTTGCTGCATGGTATTCTGGTCCTGCTCTTTGCCGACCTCTTCTGGGTGGCGATCAAGACGGTGATTTCGCGGCGGCTGGAAATGAATGCCCCGGCGGCGAGCGAGCATGGCGTGCCTGCCTCGGACGACAGATTGCAGACAATCCTGCCGATCCTGCGCAACATGCTGGGAATCCTGATCAGCGCCGTCAGCGTCATGACGGTTCTCTCCGAACTTGGGGTCGACATAGGCCCCCTGCTCGCCTCCGCCGGGATTTTCGGGATCGCCATCGGGTTCGGTTCGCAGACGCTGGTAAAGGACATCATCAGCGGTGTCTTCTACATGATCGACGATGCTTTCCGCGTGGGTGAATATATTCAGAGCGGTTCATACAAGGGAACCGTGGAGTCCTTCAGCATTCGCTCGGTGAAACTGCGCCACCATCGCGGACCGATCTATACCGTGCCCTTCGGATCGCTCGGCGCTGTCGAAAACATGAGCCGCGACTGGTCGATCGACAAGTTTCTCGTCACCGTTGCCTTTGATACCGACCTCACAAAAGTGAAATCGATTACCCGCGAAATCGGCAAGGCATTGAAGGATGACCCGGAATTCGGGCCGATGCTCATCGAGACGGTCAAGCTCAAGGGTGTCGAACAGTTCGGAGACTACGGCATGACGCTCGGTTTCGGCATGATGGTGAAACCAAACGGTCAGCAATCGATCATCCGCCGAAAAGCCTATTCGATGCTGAAGGATGCCTTTGAGCAAAACGGGATCGAATTCGCGACGATGAGCGGCACCTCTCCCGGAAAAACA